A portion of the Lolium rigidum isolate FL_2022 chromosome 1, APGP_CSIRO_Lrig_0.1, whole genome shotgun sequence genome contains these proteins:
- the LOC124677895 gene encoding probable L-type lectin-domain containing receptor kinase S.5, whose translation MAVHFILLCFFFLGTPASSASTTSLATNATADGSPARQAAGSGNVTTFSFSGFHPDLRGNNLTVVGDASINQGALQITPDTGNNAANFLANKSGRILYSDPFRLWRAEKGAGGGKKVASFSAVFTVNVYRFNGTEPAEGFAFLIAPSADAPPPGSYGGFLGLTNAATDGNAGNQVVAVELDTEKQPYDQDDNHIGLNVNSVVSVANASLTPLGIEISPIGTAKYNLWIDYDGAARRIAVYMADVSKPKPASPVLASDLDLGATVAERSYFGFAASTGRKYQLNCVLAWNMTVENIPWEEPGKSKSGLVLGLAVGVPVAVFALAVAAALGYFLCVVKRRKVDRDEGGSGSVITGTMIRSLAGGPREFDYRELRKATSNFDERMKLGQGGYGVVYRGVVVEDHNNPAAAGTTVEVAVKKFSRASTQGQNDFLSELSIINRLRHKHLVRLVGWSHDDGELLLVYEYMPNGSLDQHLFSSASGSRQRQPLGWELRYSIVQGVSSALHYLHDQYDQRVVHRDLKASNIMLDAAFTARLGDFGLARAIETDKTSYMEEVAGGVHGTVGYIAPECFHTEKATRESDVYAFGAVILETVCGRRPRCDIDGFNFLVDWVWRLHRDGRALEAVDPSLDGAFDEDDAERLLMLGLACSHPTPAERPKAQAISQILLRAMPTPHVPPFKPSFVWPATDGGFDTMSTTAGTTSSQVSTVMTSSSAGSGNFMSQSQNAPPAPEQDTSGSLV comes from the exons ATGGCCGTACATTTCATCctactctgcttcttcttcttgggcACCCCTGCCTCCTCCGCCTCGACCACTTCACTCGCCACCAACGCCACCGCCGATGGCTCGCCGGCTCGCCAAGCTGCAGGAAGCGGCAACGTGACCACGTTCAGCTTCTCGGGCTTCCACCCCGACCTCCGCGGCAACAACCTGACGGTGGTCGGCGACGCCAGCATCAACCAGGGCGCGCTCCAGATCACGCCGGACACGGGCAACAACGCCGCCAACTTCCTCGCCAACAAGTCCGGCCGCATCCTCTACTCCGACCCCTTCCGGCTCTGGCGCGCCGAgaagggcgccggcggcggcaagaAGGTCGCGTCCTTCAGCGCCGTCTTCACCGTCAACGTGTACCGCTTCAATGGCACGGAGCCGGCGGAGGGGTTCGCGTTCCTCATCGCGCCGTCCGCGGACGCGCCGCCCCCCGGCAGCTACGGCGGGTTCCTCGGCCTCACCAATGCGGCCACCGACGGCAACGCCGGGAACCAGGTCGTCGCCGTGGAGCTGGACACCGAGAAGCAGCCGTACGACCAGGACGACAACCACATCGGCCTCAACGTCAACAGCGTCGTCTCCGTCGCCAACGCCTCGCTCACGCCCCTGGGCATCGAGATCTCCCCGATCGGGACCGCCAAGTACAACCTCTGGATCGACTACGACGGCGCCGCGCGCCGCATCGCGGTGTACATGGCCGACGTCTCGAAGCCGAAGCCcgcgtcgccggtgctcgcctcGGACCTGGATCTCGGGGCCACGGTGGCCGAGAGGTCCTACTTCGGGTTCGCCGCCTCCACGGGGCGCAAGTACCAGCTCAACTGCGTCCTGGCGTGGAACATGACGGTGGAGAACATCCCGTGGGAAGAACCCGGCAAGTCCAAGAGCGGCCTGGTGCTGGGGCTCGCCGTCGGGGTGCCCGTGGCGGTCTTCGCGCTGGCCGTGGCCGCCGCATTGGGGTACTTCCTGTGCGTGGTGAAGCGGCGGAAGGTGGACCGCGACgaaggcggcagcggcagcgtcaTCACCGGGACGATGATCCGGAGCCTCGCCGGCGGGCCAAGGGAGTTCGACTACCGGGAGCTGCGGAAGGCGACCAGCAACTTCGACGAGAGGATGAAGCTGGGGCAGGGCGGGTACGGGGTGGTGTAccgcggcgtggtggtggaggaccacaacaacccggccgccgccgggacgacggtggaggtggcggtgaagaagttctCGCGGGCGAGCACGCAGGGGCAGAACGACTTCCTCTCTGAGCTCAGCATCATCAATAGGCTCCGCCACAAGCACCTCGTCCGACTCGTCG GGTGGAGCCACGACGACGGCGAGCTGCTGCTGGTGTACGAGTACATGCCGAACGGCAGCCTGGACCAGCACCTGTTCAGCTCGGCGTCGGGGTCGCGGCAGCGTCAGCCACTCGGGTGGGAGCTCCGGTACAGCATCGTCCAGGGCGTGTCGTCGGCGCTGCACTACCTGCACGACCAGTACGACCAGCGCGTGGTGCACCGCGACCTCAAGGCCTCCAACATCATGCTCGACGCCGCCTTCACCGCGCGCCTCGGCGACTTCGGCCTCGCCCGCGCCATCGAGACGGACAAGACCTCCTAcatggaggaggtcgccggcggcGTCCACGGCACCGTCGGCTACATCGCGCCCGAGTGCTTCCACACCGAGAAGGCCACCCGCGAGTCCGACGTCTACGCCTTCGGCGCCGTCATCCTCGAGACCGTCTGCGGCCGCCGCCCGCGTTGCGACATCGACGGCTTCAACTTCCTCGTCGACTGGGTGTGGCGCCTCCACCGCGACGGCCGCGCGCTCGAGGCCGTCGACCCCAGCCTCGACGGCGCgttcgacgaggacgacgccgagcGGCTGCTCATGCTGGGACTGGCGTGCAGCCACCCGACCCCCGCCGAGAGGCCCAAGGCGCAGGCTATCTCGCAGATCCTGCTGCGAGCCATGCCGACACCGCATGTGCCGCCGTTCAAGCCTTCGTTTGTCTGGCCGGCGACCGACGGGGGATTCGACACCATGTCGACGACGGCAGGGACGACGTCCAGCCAGGTCAGCACGGTCATGACATCATCGTCCGCCGGGAGCGGCAACTTCATGAGCCAGAGCCAGA acgcgccgccggcgccggagcaAGACACCTCCGGTTCGTTGGTTTGA